One Oryzias latipes chromosome 21, ASM223467v1 genomic window, ACAGGGGAGGGGTGTTTGTGTTCTCTGCACACCTGTTGAATTGCCTGCTCAGGTGCAGGCATGTGCTGGGCTGTAAGCTTGACAGGTTGCTGAGGCTGATTGGTTTTCTGGGGAATTGGAGGTGAAGCTATAGCAGCAGGGGGAGGTGTAGGAGGGTGAGGCGGCTCTGGTAAGGGAGGCGGGGGGCGCTGCACATAGCACATCTTTCCATTGATCCGTTTGACAACGTAGTCATCCACAAAAAGGTCTGCGATGATGCAATACTTTGGCGATTCCAGGTGAGGCGGAGACTTGAAGCTGGGGGCCAACTTCAGAAAGCGCTCAGCCAAAGAGGCGGACAGGTCGATGGTGCCGCCATACTCTGATCCAACAGGCGGCACAGCAGTGCTGGGCAGCTGGCACACATTGGTCATGGGTTGATAGACGTATTTGCCTAAAAGTGGGGACAACGAAAATAAAATGACTCAGTAAAAGACAACATATCATATTATAAATCCTTCATGTTACTGCAGAAATCTCTGTGTTAAGAATCTTAACCATTTGAATATTTAtacaaacatgcaaacaaacagATAAACAACCAGAAAGAAtagctttaacatttaaaagcccaaaatacatttttgtttgtttaaatgagCAAAGAAAGTTGTGGTATGCAGGCTCGACAAGCGGTCGAATAATAAAGTACATATCGTTGCTACTATGTCAACATTGACAGCATCAGCAGGCATCTTTCAaatttttcagttaaaagagaaaagcctataaaagaagaaagtgtacaattttttaaaagaaagaaagtaccAGCAGAATACTGAACTCAGTTTCATTGGGGCAAAAGAAAATATAGCATCAATAAACTTTCAGGATAATgttcattaaagtcccactcagatggtcttttgatctattgtataagcgttcccagtgatctatcaaatgtgattatgccattttcagctaaaataaaaaaataaaaactgttgttaATAGGACATactttttacactctctcccactagcttacagcgtCTTACAACCCCAGCAACcccaaaatggtgagcaatattggcgcTATCctgccgtacagttttgagccagataccagctcagatgaagaaaataaagatgtacatggaagtatttgtctgcaagtggatgcatcagaattggagcggagcagggagctcgtggctCGCCGACTATAGATTTCACGTAACAGGTTCAAGCTTTTTCcagtggcattttttcatctgctcctgattcacaatgatctgaataaagaaatactcagaaatgcaattttaatctgaattttctttatagataTTCTTCATTGTGAGAAAAAGGGCATAAGTACTAGAGAGGGTTTGTCAGAGGAGCAAAGAAGCAATTGTGACTCACGCACTGCAAGTGATGATAGTTGTCAGAGAAACAGCACAAAAGGACTGCTCAGTGGGACCTGTAtaacattaataataaaataaagcaacttTTTTCAGATGGaaagcaaaatattaaaaaacttttatctGTTTGGACTCTGGAAAACACAGCatacaacaacagaaacatgattaACTTGGGCCCAATTAAAAACTGCAGAATACGTTTGTGTTATTTCTATGGTTAGCAGCCATTTAATACTTTACTATTTGAgtagttgtgttgttttttcagatTGTATTCtggttattttacttttgaaaagtcTGAGAATATATATTAATTAATTCTGACATTACACACTTTGTTTTGTCCCAGTCATTTGTGTTTATTAGTTTGAACTTTGTTTTGCGATTTGATATATCAGTCACCCTAATAAAAGACTGTGCTGCCAGTTTTAACCCTCACAGTCTTCTAATTCTTTTATATt contains:
- the c21h3orf70 gene encoding UPF0524 protein C3orf70 homolog produces the protein MATSGAHKCPKSEKLDEAQALAKSCAGRPDFLPCDGLSICATHSHGKCFKLHWCCHLGWCHCKYVYQPMTNVCQLPSTAVPPVGSEYGGTIDLSASLAERFLKLAPSFKSPPHLESPKYCIIADLFVDDYVVKRINGKMCYVQRPPPPLPEPPHPPTPPPAAIASPPIPQKTNQPQQPVKLTAQHMPAPEQAIQQVCREHKHPSPVDKIKGPKMDHCSSPSSSEDSGINALGLHYLESCEDETDEDDDLSSDGNSSPSSLWDQDDCSLLSPSKSMIEIIEKIETTV